A window of the Astyanax mexicanus isolate ESR-SI-001 chromosome 22, AstMex3_surface, whole genome shotgun sequence genome harbors these coding sequences:
- the lysmd3 gene encoding lysM and putative peptidoglycan-binding domain-containing protein 3, which translates to MTGRNQYNGFQSATVVQPAMGGHSYIFGNNSETECSEEDVESYELRSRGRERLRRSTSRERMDDIVYVMRDIKEGDTLISISLQYFCSVADIKRANNLLTEQDFFALRSIKIPVRRFSSFTETHNTAPYKSDSPGGVRRVLEIPLPEPPTDPSPSSSSSTDSVECFLQEKDKDIELLVKSSSPSRSSLSEVVSSFSPQQPLLGESERRPVQRKDPYYGADWGMRWWTAVAIMLVVGIVTPVFYLLYYEVLMKSDVSHHATAESIRPEPTHAAFGAPPAMPPAKAVPHQKSHMHPVVELEGPDLGQRQKT; encoded by the exons ATGACTGGAAGGAACCAGTATAATGGCTTCCAGTCTGCTACAGTGGTGCAGCCTGCAATGGGAGGACACTCTTATATATTTGGGAACAACTCGGAGACGGAGTGCTCGGAGGAAGATGTGGAGAGCTACGAGCTTCGCTCCAGAGGCAGGGAGAGGCTTCGGAGGAGTACCTCGAGAGAGAGAATGGATGACATTGTCTACGTGATGAGGGACATTAAGGAGGGCGACACATTGATTAGCATTTCTCTTCAGTATTTCTGCTCG GTTGCTGACATAAAACGAGCCAACAATCTCCTGACAGAGCAGGACTTCTTTGCCCTGAGATCCATAAAGATCCCAGTGAGGAGGTTCAGCTCTTTCACTGAAACTCACAACACAGCTCCATATAAAAGCGACTCGCCCGGTGGCGTTCGCCGAGTCTTGGAAATTCCGCTGCCTGAACCACCTACggacccctccccctcctcttcttcctctactGACAGCGTTGAGTGTTTTCTGCAGGAGAAGGACAAGGATATTGAACTTCTCGTCAAGTCCTCCAGTCCTTCCAGGAGCAGCCTTAGCGAGGTGGTTTCTTCTTTTAGCCCTCAGCAGCCATTACTGGGAGAGTCAGAGAGGAGGCCCGTCCAGAGGAAGGACCCCTACTATGGTGCAGACTGGGGCATGAGGTGGTGGACTGCAGTGGCCATCATGCTCGTCGTTGGCATCGTCACACCCGTGTTTTACCTGTTATACTATGAGGTGCTGATGAAGTCGGATGTTAGTCACCACGCTACCGCCGAGTCCATTAGACCTGAGCCTACACATGCTGCCTTTGGTGCTCCTCCTGCTATGCCGCCGGCCAAGGCTGTTCCTCACCAGAAATCTCATATGCATCCAGTTGTTGAACTTGAGGGACCAGATCTGGGGCAGAGacagaaaacataa